The following coding sequences are from one Lolium rigidum isolate FL_2022 chromosome 6, APGP_CSIRO_Lrig_0.1, whole genome shotgun sequence window:
- the LOC124667670 gene encoding monothiol glutaredoxin-S5-like, producing the protein MYQAIPYSGGVRPWLRPAETTAAAVATVKTEMAEAAPASREEQQEVERAVSESPVVVVGRRACCLSHVVKQLLQGLGVNPAVHEVADEASLAGLAGGGVEAAALPAVFVGGKLLGGLDRLMAVHISGELVPILKKAGALWL; encoded by the coding sequence ATGTACCAGGCGATCCCCTACAGCGGCGGCGTCCGGCCGTGGCTccggccggcggagacgacggcggcggccgtcGCCACCGTCAAGACGGAGATGGCGGAGGCGGCTCCTGCTTCccgggaggagcagcaggaggtgGAGAGGGCGGTGTCGGAGagcccggtggtggtggtggggaggcGCGCCTGCTGCCTCAGCCACGTGGTGAAGCAGCTCCTGCAGGGTCTCGGGGTGAACCCCGCCGTGCACGAGGTGGCCGACGAGGCTTCGCTGGCCGGGCTcgcgggcggcggcgtggaggccgCGGCGCTCCCGGCGGtgttcgtgggcgggaagctccTAGGCGGTCTGGACCGGCTCATGGCCGTCCACATCTCCGGCGAGCTCGTGCCCATCCTCAAGAAGGCCGGCGCCCTCTGGCTCTGA
- the LOC124660764 gene encoding splicing factor U2af small subunit B-like, with protein MAEHLASIFGTEKDRVNCPFYFKIGACRHGDRCSRIHNRPTISPTIVLMNMYQRPDMITPGVDAQGQPIDPRKMQEHFEDFYEDIFEELSKFGEIETLNVCDNLSDHMIGNVYVQFREEDQAAAAHTALQGRFYSGRLIIVDFSPVTDFREATCRQYEENTCTRGGHCNFMHVKQIGKDLRKKLFGRYRRSQRGRSRSPSPQHRRERRDRDDYRGREDFRRGGDDFRRGGGGGGRRGGSSRYDRQDDGGRRRYGGSPPRRARSPVRENSEERRAKIEQWNREKEAK; from the coding sequence ATGGCAGAGCACTTGGCTTCAATATTTGGTACAGAGAAAGATAGGGTCAACTGCCCATTTTACTTCAAGATTGGAGCTTGTCGTCATGGGGATCGCTGCTCTCGCATCCATAACAGGCCAACCATATCACCAACAATTGTGCTCATGAACATGTATCAGCGCCCTGATATGATCACCCCTGGGGTTGATGCTCAAGGCCAGCCGATTGATCCGCGCAAGATGCaggagcattttgaagatttctaTGAGGATATCTTTGAGGAACTGAGCAAGTTTGGTGAGATTGAGACCCTCAACGTCTGTGATAACCTTTCTGATCACATGATAGGCAATGTGTATGTTCAGTTCAGGGAGGAAGATCAGGCAGCAGCAGCTCATACAGCTCTTCAGGGACGCTTTTACTCTGGTCGCCTGATAATTGTGGACTTCTCTCCTGTGACTGACTTCCGTGAAGCGACCTGCAGGCAGTATGAGGAGAATACCTGCACACGTGGTGGACACTGCAACTTCATGCATGTGAAGCAGATTGGTAAGGATCTCAGGAAGAAACTCTTTGGACGTTACAGGAGGTCGCAGCGAGGAAGGAGCCGCAGCCCAAGCCCACAGCATAGGAGAGAGCGTCGTGACCGTGATGACTACCGTGGCCGTGAGGATTTTCGCCGTGGTGGTGATGATTTCcgccgtggtggtggtggcggcggacgcCGGGGTGGGAGCAGCAGGTATGATAGGCAGGATGATggaggaaggcgtaggtatggggGCAGCCCTCCGAGGCGTGCAAGAAGCCCAGTCAGGGAGAACAGTGAGGAGCGCAGGGCAAAGATTGAACAGTGGAATCGTGAAAAGGAGGCGAAGTAA